Within the Nicotiana tabacum cultivar K326 chromosome 11, ASM71507v2, whole genome shotgun sequence genome, the region ATAGTCACTTGGGTTCATTCCTTGACAATTTATACGCACCAATTCACAAGCTTCAAATGCTTCTCTGATATTCTTCGCAAGGTCACAATACACCCcatttttccctgcaaaacattCAAGACTACTATCAGAGAGATTTTTTGGTCGGAATCAATTAAGAGTAGCAAAATTTAAAGCAACACAGACCAAGCTTGCAGATAGGTATCAGATTGCGTCCTTTTTTCCGCATTTCAGTTGCTTCCTCTAAAGTCAAACCCTCGGGAACTCGTTGGACCAACCTTGGGTATACAGGAGTCACAGGCCGCCATAACATGAGAGGAAAGCGTGGCCGAGTCTTATAGTTGTAGTTTCGACCACGGAAAAGGTATATCAAACCACCTTTATGATAGATAATTTTCCCACCTGTCTTTTCCTGTACATATAGGATATCAAAAAAGAAACGATTTCAAATAACTGCCTGAGACGTCTGTCAGAAAAACAACAGCTTCAACTTGAGAGAAGCAACAAAAATGATTAACTTTAAATCTCATCCCATAATCAAGCTATATGAAGATTGTATAGTCGACAGTTCTAGTTAGCCTTCAATGTGAGACATGGTCAGGAGGGCAGGTGTATTATCTGGTCAGGAGGACTTCTTCATTGTAATCTATAAGTtctttacaacaacaactacaccTCAGTCAAAAACAAGGAGGGATCAGTTATATGAATCCTCATTGACCATGTTTCTccatttaaattcaaaaatgttatactctctccgtttcaatttatgtgaatttatttggctgggcacagagtttaagaaaaaagagaattgACTTTTTAACTTGTAGTATAAAATGagttacaaatattttatgtggctataaattattgcataaagataaattattttcaaatatggaAAGGGGTCCTTTTTTAATTTGGCACGgcctaaaaagaaaataggttcacataaattgaaataggGGGAGTAACAAGTAACAATAAAATTAACAAGTACTAAAAGTTCTTTATATTTTCTATTGGCATAAAAATCTCAAATAGAGCTAAAAAGATCCTAGAAAGTATATAACCCAAAGAATATGTACTAACATGACTATAACATATTCTCAACAAATTGGTAACACCTATAGAGATCATTTTCTTCCATTATACCCTATCTTTCCCTAGATTCCAAGAAATTGTAGGTCTTTTGAGAAAACTTCCTTCCATGTGATTTTAGGTCCATCTCCTTACCCTTTTAACACCTTCAGTCACTATGGATTCACACCTACAGATCGGTGGATCTAGAGATCGATACAGGACATGACAAAACCATATCAAGCGACTCTTTCTTATTTTATCCTCAATGTGTGCTACTTGCACCTTCTAGCGAATGTGGCTATTTCTAATCTTGTCTAATCTTATATGACCTCACATCCATCTTAACATCCACATCCCCACAACACTCATCTTGTGGATGTGTTGGACTTATTGAGATTCTTTATGGGGAAAAAACCCGACATATCGGATTCTGTGCCACAAGCTTCAACATGACAGGTTAATTACCAATGCTTGGAATAAAGTAATTTACAATGAGCTTAATTTTGCAAAGACCTATGTTCACCAGAGAGTAACAATATTCCAAAGAAACAAAACAGTTACAACAACTTGCAAGGGAGAAAATATTAACACCACTAACCTCTAACTTGTCACAGACATTGTCCATGTCCACAGTACACACTCCCTTGCATTTTATCTTGCACACCCTTTTCCGCTTCCAGTGAGCATGGATATTCTCCAACATGTTATGTGTTAAGCCATCTCGTCCTGGTAACAAGAAAGGTACGGAGAGTCAATGAGAGAGCAAAAGTCAGAGTCAGCATATTCTTTTTGTCACGAATCGAGAAGATCGAATACAAAATAAGCATTTTACGAGCTTTTCAAAGATCATATATACCTTAAGGTAACTCCAACTACAAACACTAGTGAAATGAAATTAATAAAAGAGAAACCCTTTGGTCACAAGAAGCTTTTATAATGAGAACTGAGCTATTCACATTGAACCCTGATAAGCTATTCCAAAATAAGAGAACTTGAGCCTTGAACacacaagaaaatatgaaatcaTCCTGattatagtgtgtgtgtgtgtgtatcagAACACATCCCCCTCCCtcaggaaaaagggaaaaaaatccTCATTGCCTCTCTTTCTCCTCAAAGGATGAAACCCATAGAAACAAGCAAacaggaaaaataagaaaatgaatTAGGTATTTATACGAGTAAAACGTCAATAAGGCTTATAGAACTAAGAGAATTTGCATATCCTTGGCATTGACtgcaaaaataagaagaagatgTGCTCCTAGTGATTGCATGTTTCCATAATAAGATGTCAAACCACttagttaaaagaaaaaaaattaccaTGTGTATATGTGCCAATGTATCCATTCTGCTCTATTCAGTATCAGAACGAAATGGACGACACAACTAATGTAGATGATCCATACAACTGACTCCAAAAAATATGGGATTAAAGCACAATTGATTCATTAACTGATAGTAGTATATATGCCGAATGGTCTAAGTTACAAAAAATCTAACTAGCCCTTCCTGACGGTCCAAAAACATGTACTTCTCCTCCTTTTTGCCTTAGAGGATTCACATTCTACAACAGATTCACAGCAAAACACAATCCCCCAAGTCAACCACACAATGCAGACTTACTTGTGTGTACAAAATTATTACATGGGTAATACATATAACTTAAAATCTACTGATATACCTATATTCAATTGCCGTGTTGTTTTCTTACAACTATCTATAAGCTGCATCATTTCTTCCTTGGTCAATGGCTCTCCCAATACCTCCTCTCTAGACCTAACATACTTGGGCCCGGACCCTGCCAGGAATGGTCCAGGAGCCTGAACCGGCTTTACCCCTTTTTTATGGGGGGGCGGAAGCTTAAACGAATCAAATTCTGGAAGGTTCTTCTTGCTCGGAGGCAATGGTTTCCGACCGGTCCATGGCCTCCGCATTGACTCCGGTCCAAATGGTGACACTAACGGTTCACGCAACTTATTAGGCTTCAACTTTGGTGTTTCAGTATAACTGTACTGATACACGAAAGGAGCTTCTGGGAATTCATAACAAACACCATTTTCATCAACTTTAATATCAATAGCTGATTTTTCTGTTGTTTCTCCAGAATCTTTTGGAATGTTCCTGGGTCTAACAAAAGGTTTAAATGCGGGGTGTGTATTTTTCTGGAAGTTCCTggaatattttgatttttttccgGGGATGGAAGGTGAAGAGGGAGATGAAGGAGTGCCAATGGATTTGAAGGTTTTTTTTTCAGTGATGGGGGTTGGAGGGGCAGGGTTATAATTATTGGCAATATTGAGAGCTGAATCGAAGCGTTTATGGAAGCGGATTTCGTCTTCGATTTCCTTCTGAGTTCGTTCATGGCGGATGAATTTCTCGGCATTGGCGTTGTTCCAACGGGAGAAGCGGACTTCAGTGGCTGGCCGGTGGTTGTGTGGTGGAGCAGGTGGTGAGAAAATTGGGAATTGGATTAGGGTTCTTGAACCCATTTTCACTCTTTTTTGCTAGAAGAAGATGGAAGCATCCGGAACTGCTCGCAGCTGAAGGAAAATTGGACAATATTTTTTAAACAGGGGAATGAagaatctatattatattatacccCTACTTTTTTACCATTTAAATATAACTAGTATAAGTAGTTGCGCGTATGCGTGCACACTAAttatgtcaaatatttaagttatttgaattgtacgtaaataattttaaaatttatactttttcaataaatatagataatcattggatattaactacatgaaaaaaattaaccatttcttctatttttttttatatcattCTTGTCGGTGTCATTGAATCCTAAAAATAGTTAGGAagtaaaataataactcatatttatggcaaaacaatcaaatgttgagacaatgaatgactctttggataagacttagcacttttactactacttgaactcttatttggtgtgttaaTATctgttaaaaaatatttctttcttaaatttcagtttctaaaatattattttttaatagtaATTAtgtttataataatgtaattgaaaatattattcttaattcaaaactcattttagttggctatctaaaaaaaaaaaaactctttagctaatgaattttttttactccattttgatatttgacattaaccatattaaatatctgagttatttgaattatatgtaaataaccttaacatttaGACTTTCTAAATAATTATGGATAATtgtcagatattaattaagaaacactacatgaaaaaagactaatattttctccattctcgtagtgataattttatttttgcactattaTCATAGGTGtaattggaacctaaaaatagccacaaagtgaaataataactcatacttatggcaaagcacaaaggttaacacgatataaacgattctttgattacgacgtgactcttatactacggcttgaactcttatttggtatgattttatctttcaaaaactatttctattttgaaattttaatttctaaaactttatgtattttaataataattatctttataatgatgcaagtgaagatattatccttaatttaaaattcactttaatcggctatctaaaaatttaaatgattctttggccgaatttatttcagtatgactccacaTTAAGTTTGTCGATTTTTCTAGCcccagaatttgaatttttaataccctatatatacaaaaattttgttctttgattcattaaatgttaaattagttgattattattataaaatattgcatatattgtcttaaaattgtcaagtagtttatttttcgataccatacttggcttaacctcaatacAAACAactcaaattgcattccaattcaaattcgaatatcatatcagtttgttggtaatagtgattttttcaaaaacgacacataatgtaaattaaaaaaaatattctaagatatccttatcttataatctatgtatttgagttgaaacaaaaatatttgaaatctatgagattaactttcaaatattttatattcaacaaagatgaaacataagaagaaatttgttgtcatcttttatttctagTTTTAACCTTTTTTtcaataattattttcttttatcttatttttatgtcattatttatttgttacaaaaaattaatttatttcactataaaaggatgagttttaataaaagttgtctacatatgaactttaattatatttttagtttttggttgaaattatttcatatttttcttttggatttaTTTAATCAGCCGAAATAGGTGTTCACCCGACCacttaaataaaaaaattgaatgatgtgtaatttatatataatccatatataatatgtgtacaatcgtgtgttgtcggtatatcatctatttatattagttataaaaagtaaacaataaatatggctagatattatataaatattccataagatttcgattttttgagtttacccatgatataacttctattataataattttaaaactctctactaatattcagaaatatcttatctttttattatctttgaattaaaaaaaaataaatacgtttttcaaaataatttgttttcatttttaaaaaaaatatttcaagtcataccaattttttctttatatataatctttgttacacttaaaagtcgctATAGAAACTATAAATAAGAAACCAATCTCTCTCTTGTTGAGTttaaaaaaaacctttcacataatctaatgattcaaaactaatatttttcaatgaaaaaaatattatacccttacaatattggcttgactacagCTAAATAAAGGAgtttcagcttatacccttcaattcctttaatgtgctaaattaaaattaatgatagcaattgtatagtcaaagttttgttatttgtttgatgtccatttatgcaaattgactcttcaaacaaatattattcaagaagaaaaaagaaacaactttttttcttaatattgactgattttgtgattttttttatccagtatgtatgtttactttattatatatatataagtaaacttttatttggttttgtaaactcttttttgttatttagataaacgtagacgtgtaccctatatattacatttattttaaaagaatttcgttttattcaaatctagctacaatatttcaaagaactatacttataggattttaaatgtgaaagagttttatagttatatggagtagtttttttttttgctagaggcgaagtagtatttaaataattaaaaaaaataacaaaagttcctaacatgattgcatatgatcattaaccgaattaagtatgataatatgataaaaaaagataaattttatttttaatttaaattcaaattttagaactttatctataaattcaaaattatttttaattcacaatatatatatatatatagtataatatttgtatttaactaaaatagttcaaatataaaataaagttaccatatactattgacatttattagtttgccacttggcttaaacataatgtcaattatatatggtaactttcttgcttcaatatatatatagatttttacatTAGAGTAAATTATAATCAAATCCTCCTTCTAAATAACaactaaatttttttattattaatttttcccTTGTTTGGATATATATTCCTATCTTGGTCCCATTTTATAATCAAAAGGACTTTATTTGAATACTAAGGAAGGAAGGAttcaaatatcaatataaattaGAAAAACAACTTTCAAATCCATATTTGAGTACTAAGTAAGAAAGGATTTACAATTAAGTATCAATAAGAATACCACTAAAGAATGTGGTGCAGTGGATGAGACTGTTTTTTCCTTAACCGgaggtctcgagttcgagctctGGGTATGGAAAAATCCTTTGTAGGGAGCGCTTCCTCCCAAATGGGGCCCTACGTGGCGCAAATCCGGATATAATGGGGCTCCAATGCGATACGAGTATCGGACACcg harbors:
- the LOC107790773 gene encoding CRS2-associated factor 1, chloroplastic, which produces MGSRTLIQFPIFSPPAPPHNHRPATEVRFSRWNNANAEKFIRHERTQKEIEDEIRFHKRFDSALNIANNYNPAPPTPITEKKTFKSIGTPSSPSSPSIPGKKSKYSRNFQKNTHPAFKPFVRPRNIPKDSGETTEKSAIDIKVDENGVCYEFPEAPFVYQYSYTETPKLKPNKLREPLVSPFGPESMRRPWTGRKPLPPSKKNLPEFDSFKLPPPHKKGVKPVQAPGPFLAGSGPKYVRSREEVLGEPLTKEEMMQLIDSCKKTTRQLNIGRDGLTHNMLENIHAHWKRKRVCKIKCKGVCTVDMDNVCDKLEEKTGGKIIYHKGGLIYLFRGRNYNYKTRPRFPLMLWRPVTPVYPRLVQRVPEGLTLEEATEMRKKGRNLIPICKLGKNGVYCDLAKNIREAFEACELVRINCQGMNPSDYRKIGAKLKDLVPCVLISFEQEHILMWRGWDWVSSLPDDKEKPERRKGSKADNAASNYRSFEGQLVESTSGSPSLLITEMNPCNLSANVSPLVEEDAEYVRSNVTEEDGSKGTYLESSNKVPLDVSAVTTREEISGSESPPVYAGDDTGDNSRILSECKTRLDDSVVPEKVVRSASDDVNKSDSSSLVPLTGYEVHSVSEDTNQCYQLVSSSAPWTEGILLLRKQAIESGSAVLLDDSSLDADIVYERAVTLSRSAPPGPVFQHRSKKVPVQRPEGEETGDLEVQGTKNSLTSSRKETVVSGRRETAFSGSKANSTKSTRKEKMKGIREDYLNVVPKGSLGVDELAKLLA